A stretch of the Azorhizobium caulinodans ORS 571 genome encodes the following:
- a CDS encoding S8 family serine peptidase, with translation MPSHRPSPARRGFLLASTAVCLAAPAQAQTANPWATPEYYASQALRQINAAAAYAQGYTGAGVTVGVMDAAVDGRHPEFSGRMVPGWDFLNNRPTGQFDNMPDDSHGTHVAGIIAAARNGEVMQGVAFNARIMSVAYNWRVTSEDEIFASSWNYLAASGVPIVNNSVGMNDCDRAPAGPCNVTSYTRAKVEAELPQTLAAMRATARAGVLMVFATGNETQPHPDVLAGMPYLVPELKDTWLAVNLVSSVDLAVSWGNRCGVAKDWCLVAPGYNILSTVPLGEGFGLYRGYDTMSGTSMAAPSVSGAAALVKEAFPWFTAHDIQQAILTTATDLGEPGVDNVYGWGMLNVGKAVLGYAMFTGTTTLDTQGMTSTFSQDISGAGTLIKTGAGELILTGANTYSGGSWVDGGTLSINGSVASNVYVGQEGLLRGTGQIFAQLAVAGRLAPGNSPGTLTVAGPVLMSPTATFQVDIDGTGTGTGAGNYSRLVTTGPTGTVEVAGTLAPQLRGITGSATNSYTPTLGTTLRVIEASAGVSGSFSGLAQPIGLAAGTRFDALYGANDLSLIVTPAAYGTLSVLGLATSRNGTAVGGALDSVRPAAGVALTGSLGAFYQSLYTLQAAALPATLAQLSGEAHASAEAMAFDDARHIRSAVLERLDGSGVAAAPLAPGLTASVWLSGYGGWAHASGGDAAALYWDASGFVAGIDAPVTEMVRFGLAAGFGQSSGTVGDLTSDIDNTHIDLAAYAVAEGAGWRAKAGVAYGWNDLSMTRAIGFGSVAEGLATKQDGRTVQAFGEISRDLVLGHAQVSPYANLAYVNQRLDAFAETGGVAALSGSAQTLSTTLATLGARLAIGLPMGNATVTPNVNLGWQHAFGDVATEAVMTLAGSSPFRVYGVPLARDALVLGGGLTYGFGNSVAASVAYDGLIGSDVTESSIKADLRFKF, from the coding sequence ATGCCGTCTCACCGACCGTCGCCGGCACGCCGCGGGTTCCTGCTCGCCTCGACGGCCGTCTGCCTGGCCGCACCGGCGCAGGCCCAGACCGCCAACCCCTGGGCCACGCCGGAATATTATGCCTCGCAGGCCCTGCGCCAGATCAATGCCGCAGCCGCATATGCGCAGGGCTACACCGGTGCGGGTGTCACCGTCGGCGTGATGGACGCAGCCGTCGACGGGCGGCATCCGGAATTCAGCGGCCGGATGGTGCCGGGCTGGGACTTTCTGAACAACCGGCCCACCGGCCAGTTCGACAATATGCCGGACGATTCCCATGGCACGCATGTCGCCGGCATCATCGCGGCCGCGCGCAACGGCGAGGTGATGCAGGGCGTGGCATTCAACGCCAGGATCATGTCGGTCGCGTACAACTGGCGCGTCACCTCGGAGGATGAGATATTCGCCTCCAGCTGGAACTATCTCGCAGCGAGCGGTGTGCCGATCGTGAACAACAGCGTCGGCATGAATGATTGCGATCGTGCGCCCGCCGGCCCCTGCAACGTGACATCCTATACCCGCGCCAAGGTGGAGGCGGAACTGCCGCAGACGCTGGCGGCGATGCGTGCCACCGCCAGGGCCGGCGTCCTCATGGTCTTCGCAACCGGCAACGAGACCCAGCCGCATCCGGATGTGCTGGCGGGCATGCCCTATCTTGTTCCGGAACTCAAAGACACATGGCTGGCGGTCAATCTCGTCAGTTCCGTGGATCTGGCGGTGAGCTGGGGCAATCGCTGCGGCGTTGCGAAGGACTGGTGCCTCGTAGCGCCGGGATACAACATCCTCTCCACCGTTCCGCTGGGCGAGGGGTTCGGCCTCTATCGTGGCTATGACACCATGTCCGGCACGTCCATGGCGGCACCGAGCGTGTCCGGCGCTGCGGCGCTGGTGAAGGAGGCCTTCCCCTGGTTTACGGCCCACGACATCCAGCAGGCCATTCTCACCACCGCCACTGACCTGGGCGAGCCGGGCGTCGACAATGTCTATGGATGGGGCATGCTCAATGTCGGCAAGGCCGTTCTCGGCTACGCCATGTTCACAGGCACGACCACGCTCGACACCCAGGGGATGACATCCACCTTCTCGCAGGACATCTCCGGTGCGGGGACGCTCATCAAGACCGGCGCCGGGGAACTGATCCTGACCGGTGCCAACACCTATTCCGGTGGAAGCTGGGTGGACGGCGGCACGTTGTCCATCAATGGCTCCGTAGCGTCAAACGTCTATGTGGGGCAGGAGGGGCTGTTGCGTGGCACGGGGCAGATCTTCGCCCAGCTCGCCGTGGCCGGCCGCCTTGCGCCCGGGAACTCGCCGGGCACGCTGACCGTGGCGGGTCCGGTTCTGATGAGCCCCACAGCCACCTTCCAGGTCGACATCGACGGCACGGGCACGGGAACGGGAGCCGGCAATTACAGTCGCCTCGTCACCACCGGGCCCACGGGGACGGTGGAGGTGGCCGGCACGCTTGCTCCGCAACTGCGCGGCATCACGGGGAGCGCCACCAACAGCTACACCCCGACCCTTGGCACCACCCTCCGGGTCATCGAGGCCAGCGCCGGCGTGTCCGGCTCGTTTTCAGGGCTCGCGCAGCCCATCGGTCTTGCCGCAGGCACGCGGTTTGATGCCCTCTATGGTGCGAACGACCTCAGCCTCATCGTAACCCCGGCGGCCTATGGCACTCTGTCCGTGCTCGGACTGGCCACAAGCCGCAACGGCACCGCGGTTGGCGGGGCGCTGGACAGCGTGCGTCCAGCGGCGGGCGTGGCGCTCACGGGCTCGCTCGGCGCCTTCTATCAATCCCTCTACACCCTGCAGGCAGCAGCCCTGCCGGCGACCTTGGCGCAGCTTTCGGGCGAGGCCCATGCGTCGGCTGAAGCCATGGCCTTCGATGATGCGAGACACATCCGCAGCGCCGTTCTGGAGCGGCTCGATGGCAGCGGCGTCGCGGCGGCGCCGCTCGCGCCCGGCCTCACGGCCAGTGTGTGGCTTTCCGGTTATGGTGGATGGGCCCATGCCTCCGGTGGAGATGCAGCCGCCCTGTACTGGGACGCCAGCGGCTTTGTCGCTGGCATTGATGCTCCCGTGACCGAGATGGTGCGCTTCGGGCTTGCAGCGGGCTTCGGCCAGTCCTCGGGCACGGTCGGCGACCTGACGTCGGACATCGATAACACCCACATCGATCTCGCCGCATATGCGGTGGCCGAAGGGGCCGGATGGCGCGCAAAGGCCGGCGTTGCTTACGGCTGGAACGACCTCTCCATGACCCGTGCCATCGGCTTCGGAAGCGTGGCCGAGGGGCTTGCGACCAAGCAGGACGGCCGGACCGTTCAGGCGTTCGGTGAAATCTCGCGGGATCTTGTCCTGGGGCATGCCCAGGTGTCGCCTTACGCGAACCTCGCCTACGTGAATCAACGTCTCGATGCGTTCGCCGAGACCGGAGGTGTTGCAGCCCTGTCCGGCAGTGCCCAAACGCTCTCGACCACGCTTGCCACGCTGGGCGCACGCCTCGCAATCGGCCTGCCCATGGGCAATGCCACGGTCACGCCCAACGTGAACCTGGGCTGGCAGCACGCGTTTGGGGACGTGGCCACGGAAGCGGTCATGACCTTGGCCGGTTCGAGCCCGTTCCGCGTGTATGGGGTTCCGCTCGCCCGCGATGCCCTGGTTCTCGGTGGGGGACTGACTTACGGCTTCGGGAATTCCGTCGCCGCCAGCGTCGCCTATGACGGGCTGATCGGATCCGATGTGACCGAGAGCAGCATCAAGGCCGACCTGCGCTTCAAATTCTGA
- a CDS encoding helix-turn-helix domain-containing protein, whose protein sequence is MSGGIPSRRFRTLESDKAEQFGRYHDHMAPIYDVAAEENGKAGFAADMTAYHLGGMLVGASGFSDHAIGRSKRKIARTDMDHLLVQLHKTGGLDADAEGNVVRVRAGDISLIDLGRPMDGHAKTSQTLDVILPRSQLPDLAQRRKTPHGAVLSGDSLMGGILGDFLLSLARRLDAATPRDAGLLTRAAADLITTCFQSETGVAAAQEGLLLAASERARRYIDANLSKAELVPVRVARELRMSRSSLYRLFEAEGGIAKYIRTRRLTTALYLLTHPAHAGMRIGEIAFRCGFSSEAHFSRAFRSEFDMKPSEARKRARFEPALAAASPGEGPWIASLRPSE, encoded by the coding sequence ATGTCAGGAGGCATTCCGTCCAGAAGGTTCCGGACGCTGGAGTCCGATAAGGCGGAACAGTTCGGCCGCTACCACGACCATATGGCGCCCATCTACGACGTAGCGGCGGAGGAAAATGGCAAGGCCGGCTTTGCCGCCGATATGACCGCATATCATCTGGGCGGCATGCTGGTCGGCGCTTCAGGCTTTTCCGATCACGCGATCGGACGAAGCAAGCGCAAGATCGCCCGGACGGACATGGATCACCTGCTGGTGCAACTGCACAAAACCGGTGGGCTGGACGCCGACGCCGAGGGCAATGTTGTGCGTGTGCGTGCGGGTGACATCTCCCTGATCGATCTCGGCCGACCGATGGACGGGCATGCCAAGACCTCGCAGACGCTCGACGTCATCCTGCCGCGTTCCCAGCTTCCGGATCTGGCGCAACGGCGCAAGACGCCGCACGGTGCCGTGCTGAGCGGCGACAGTCTGATGGGCGGCATTCTGGGGGACTTCCTGCTTTCCTTGGCACGGAGACTGGACGCCGCCACCCCACGCGACGCCGGTCTCCTCACCCGTGCGGCCGCCGACCTGATCACAACGTGCTTCCAGTCGGAGACGGGCGTCGCCGCAGCACAGGAGGGGCTGCTTCTTGCAGCCTCTGAACGGGCGAGACGCTACATCGATGCCAATCTGTCGAAGGCCGAGTTGGTGCCCGTCCGCGTCGCGCGGGAGCTGCGCATGTCGCGCTCAAGTCTGTACCGTCTGTTCGAGGCTGAAGGCGGGATCGCGAAATATATCCGGACGCGCCGGCTGACCACCGCCTTGTACTTGCTGACACATCCGGCGCATGCCGGCATGCGCATCGGCGAGATCGCCTTCCGGTGCGGTTTCAGTAGCGAGGCCCATTTCAGCCGCGCATTCCGCAGCGAGTTCGACATGAAACCCAGCGAGGCCAGGAAGCGCGCCCGCTTCGAACCTGCCCTGGCTGCTGCCTCCCCGGGCGAGGGGCCTTGGATCGCCTCGCTTCGCCCCTCGGAATAG
- a CDS encoding tetratricopeptide repeat protein, whose product MSAPQPAGPQGAGAAAAISRTVDEWLAEASAHEQEGRLDAAEQIVAQVLEAKPDYVPALHQSAILAHKAKRPREALARLERAIALLPTEPIFHRNICELYRSQGRLDEALVHGRRAVELAPDDAGAHYNLGVIYYDRMEIDAAIACARRALALDPTMAAAHFELSEALLLSGQFTEGWAEYEWRFDLPNSPRLLPHADKPQWDGTPMPEGTLVLIGDQGFGDTIQFCRYIPQVAKLCPNLVMACSSEMQPIVMQQAGITRYADRWEHVPHFDAYCPLSGLPRLFGTDLETIPALVPYVRADPAKVARWRARLAQLIPAGFQAIGIVWAGRPTHGNDYNRSMTLKALAPLAALERTALVSLQIGPAAAQVADYYGAAPLIHLGAEIADFADTMAILEVLDRVVAVDTSIVHLAGAMGRPVSVLLPFAPDWRWLRERSDSPWYPTVELFRQPAPNAWAEPVAAVAARLRRVVP is encoded by the coding sequence ATGTCCGCGCCGCAGCCGGCGGGACCGCAGGGCGCTGGTGCCGCGGCCGCCATATCGCGCACCGTCGACGAATGGCTCGCGGAGGCGAGCGCCCATGAGCAGGAAGGCCGCCTGGATGCCGCCGAGCAGATCGTGGCGCAGGTGCTCGAGGCCAAGCCGGATTATGTTCCGGCGCTGCATCAGAGCGCGATCCTGGCGCACAAGGCCAAGCGGCCGCGCGAGGCGCTCGCCCGGCTGGAGCGGGCCATCGCCTTGCTGCCGACCGAACCGATCTTCCATCGCAACATCTGCGAATTGTATCGCAGCCAGGGCCGGCTGGACGAGGCACTCGTGCATGGCCGCCGCGCGGTGGAACTGGCGCCGGACGATGCGGGCGCCCATTACAATCTTGGCGTGATCTATTACGACCGCATGGAGATTGACGCCGCCATCGCCTGTGCCCGCCGCGCCTTGGCGCTGGACCCGACCATGGCGGCGGCGCATTTCGAGCTCTCCGAGGCGCTGCTGCTGAGCGGCCAGTTCACCGAGGGCTGGGCGGAATATGAGTGGCGGTTCGATCTGCCCAATTCGCCACGCCTACTGCCGCACGCCGACAAGCCGCAATGGGACGGCACGCCCATGCCTGAGGGCACGCTGGTGCTGATCGGCGACCAGGGCTTCGGCGATACCATCCAGTTCTGCCGCTACATTCCGCAAGTGGCCAAGCTGTGCCCCAATCTGGTGATGGCGTGCAGTTCCGAGATGCAGCCCATCGTCATGCAGCAGGCGGGCATCACCCGCTATGCCGACCGCTGGGAGCATGTGCCGCATTTCGATGCGTATTGCCCGCTCTCCGGCCTGCCGCGGCTGTTCGGCACCGACCTGGAGACCATCCCCGCGCTTGTGCCCTATGTGAGGGCCGATCCGGCCAAGGTGGCGCGGTGGCGGGCGCGGCTGGCGCAACTGATCCCCGCCGGCTTCCAGGCCATCGGCATCGTCTGGGCCGGGCGGCCGACCCATGGCAATGACTATAACCGCTCCATGACGCTGAAGGCCCTGGCCCCGCTCGCCGCGCTGGAGCGCACGGCGCTGGTGTCGTTGCAGATCGGCCCGGCGGCGGCGCAGGTGGCGGATTATTACGGCGCCGCGCCGCTGATCCATCTCGGCGCCGAGATCGCCGACTTCGCCGACACCATGGCCATATTGGAGGTGCTCGACCGCGTGGTGGCGGTGGACACGTCCATCGTGCATCTGGCCGGCGCCATGGGCCGGCCGGTCTCGGTGCTGCTGCCGTTCGCGCCCGATTGGCGCTGGCTGCGCGAGCGCAGCGACAGCCCCTGGTATCCCACCGTGGAGTTGTTTCGTCAGCCCGCGCCCAACGCTTGGGCCGAGCCGGTGGCGGCGGTGGCGGCGCGGTTGCGCCGCGTTGTGCCTTGA
- a CDS encoding tetratricopeptide repeat-containing sulfotransferase family protein, translating into MNALHPSLCACGSGLRALRCCQLEASALGPAAASRHLLPLVDEAIACHAKGAYGEAERLCLEVLELAPGQGGALAVLYQIRKMQGAGAAAEALVRRLVMLDPNNVWATQELALLLFGKGDLAEGEIHARNAVRIAPTDPQSHNLMGMIMTEMNRPQVGEFHYRRALDLLGQRQPILLANLAWNLKNQGKMAESRALYEESFALAPTILQTVLGWARMEETDRNFARADELLDQAQALAPGHPSILLHRAVVRGRTKQYDAALAILDRMAQQNPGGGLGTNDLLEKGRLLDKMGRYDEAFAAFAAGKRLNVEQSGVTYMAEHAANLAARLKAYFTSNRLRIVPRAKPVESGPRPLFILGFPRSGTTMVEQTLSAHPKVSAGDELSFVHDIANLMPRMLNSPLAYPEALADLWMGDQCEGLDNLRDYYLQRVKQLGVMEPGATRFTDKMPLNETHMGLIALMFPDAPLIHVLRHPLDIVLSVYSNHLTHGFYCANALETIAQHYVLVMDLVEHYRREMALKYLAVRYEDIVDDQETHVRRMLAFADLPFDKRCLKFHENKRYARTASYAQVTEKLYDDSRFRYRHYLKHLAPVIPVLEPVIARLGYSIDG; encoded by the coding sequence ATGAACGCTTTGCATCCCTCCCTGTGCGCCTGCGGCAGCGGCCTGCGCGCTCTGCGCTGCTGCCAGCTGGAGGCCTCAGCTCTCGGCCCGGCCGCCGCCAGCCGCCACCTGCTGCCGCTGGTGGACGAGGCCATCGCCTGCCACGCCAAGGGCGCCTATGGGGAGGCCGAGCGGCTGTGCCTGGAGGTGCTGGAGCTGGCGCCGGGGCAGGGCGGCGCGCTGGCGGTGCTCTATCAGATCCGCAAGATGCAGGGCGCCGGCGCCGCCGCCGAGGCGCTGGTGCGCCGGCTGGTGATGCTGGACCCCAACAATGTGTGGGCGACCCAGGAGCTGGCGCTGCTGCTGTTCGGCAAGGGCGATCTGGCGGAAGGCGAAATCCATGCCCGCAACGCGGTGCGCATCGCCCCGACCGACCCGCAGTCGCACAATCTGATGGGCATGATCATGACCGAGATGAACCGGCCGCAGGTCGGTGAGTTTCACTATCGTCGTGCCCTGGACCTGCTGGGGCAGCGTCAGCCCATCCTTCTGGCGAACCTGGCCTGGAACCTGAAGAACCAGGGCAAGATGGCCGAATCCCGCGCGCTCTACGAGGAGAGCTTCGCGCTGGCGCCTACCATTCTCCAGACCGTGCTGGGCTGGGCGCGAATGGAGGAGACCGACCGCAATTTTGCGCGCGCCGACGAGCTGCTGGATCAGGCACAGGCGCTGGCGCCTGGCCATCCCAGCATTCTGCTGCACCGCGCCGTGGTGCGCGGGCGCACCAAGCAATATGACGCCGCTCTGGCGATCCTGGACCGCATGGCGCAGCAGAACCCCGGCGGGGGCCTCGGCACCAACGACCTGTTGGAGAAGGGCCGCCTGCTGGACAAGATGGGCCGCTATGACGAGGCCTTCGCCGCCTTCGCTGCCGGCAAGCGGCTGAATGTGGAGCAGAGCGGCGTCACCTATATGGCCGAGCACGCGGCCAATCTGGCGGCGCGGTTAAAGGCCTATTTCACCAGCAACCGGCTGCGCATCGTGCCCCGCGCCAAACCCGTGGAAAGCGGGCCACGGCCTCTGTTCATCCTCGGCTTTCCGCGCTCCGGCACCACCATGGTGGAGCAGACGCTCTCCGCCCACCCTAAGGTCTCCGCCGGCGACGAACTCTCCTTCGTGCACGACATCGCCAATCTGATGCCGCGCATGCTCAACAGTCCGCTGGCCTATCCCGAGGCGCTGGCGGATCTATGGATGGGCGACCAGTGCGAGGGGCTGGACAATCTGCGCGACTATTATCTGCAGCGGGTCAAGCAATTGGGCGTCATGGAGCCCGGCGCCACCCGCTTCACTGACAAGATGCCGCTGAACGAGACCCACATGGGCCTCATCGCCCTGATGTTCCCCGATGCGCCGCTGATCCATGTGCTGCGCCATCCGCTGGACATCGTGCTCTCGGTCTATTCGAACCACCTGACCCATGGCTTCTATTGCGCCAATGCGCTGGAAACGATCGCCCAGCATTATGTGCTGGTGATGGATCTGGTGGAGCATTATCGCCGCGAGATGGCTCTGAAGTATCTGGCGGTGCGTTACGAGGACATCGTGGACGATCAGGAAACCCATGTGCGCCGCATGCTGGCCTTCGCCGATCTGCCCTTCGACAAGCGCTGCCTGAAGTTCCACGAGAACAAGCGCTATGCCCGCACCGCCAGCTATGCGCAGGTGACGGAGAAGCTCTATGACGATTCCCGCTTCCGTTATCGCCATTATCTCAAGCATCTGGCGCCGGTGATCCCGGTGCTGGAGCCGGTGATCGCGCGTCTGGGATATTCGATCGATGGCTAG